A genomic stretch from Aedes albopictus strain Foshan chromosome 2, AalbF5, whole genome shotgun sequence includes:
- the LOC115258812 gene encoding succinate dehydrogenase [ubiquinone] cytochrome b small subunit, mitochondrial-like — protein sequence MNRFNRIAALNKQFANTSRYTQIRVFCQKSSPSPSKWRLTPASSNYANHWRLDRAFSWILLGTIPLGLTYPSKAMDVVIAVCVVGHQQTGLSSVVTDYVRTDFLRGMATKTVQGATMALSAATLAGLLYLTFADIGITETVRRIWAVEPKKSVVV from the coding sequence ATGAACCGTTTCAACCGCATCGCCGCCCTCAACAAGCAATTTGCTAATACTTCAAGATACACCCAAATTCGGGTGTTTTGCCAAAAATCATCTCCTTCCCCGTCAAAATGGCGTCTGACACCTGCCTCATCAAACTACGCCAACCACTGGCGACTGGACCGGGCATTCTCGTGGATTCTACTGGGCACCATCCCGCTTGGACTAACCTACCCGAGCAAGGCCATGGACGTGGTAATCGCCGTCTGCGTCGTTGGACATCAGCAGACGGGCCTCTCCTCGGTGGTGACCGATTACGTTAGGACGGATTTTCTACGAGGGATGGCTACCAAGACTGTCCAAGGGGCGACTATGGCGCTGTCCGCAGCCACACTTGCTGGGTTGCTGTATTTGACTTTTGCTGATATTGGAATAACGGAGACGGTTCGTAGGATTTGGGCCGTGGAACCGAAGAAGTCAGTGGTAGTGTAG